The following coding sequences lie in one bacterium genomic window:
- a CDS encoding pilus assembly protein, whose translation MKDARSCPQKPCFLTRYTSGSRNESGSVLVELALVFPIFLAILSGFITFGIGVSSLGMVTRDAYVFSLLSEAADEKEFTSTTIPLHQFLVGHPSQQQQSDVLNAMRSTPPFNFGSDEHMNFFNYIAGEASRRNDAVGFTNATTYTATRVLIDSPVNANMPLEKKTVQRRIHLFGTNFTLEGAHFGLL comes from the coding sequence ATGAAAGACGCTCGCAGTTGTCCCCAAAAGCCTTGTTTCCTCACCCGGTATACATCAGGCAGCAGGAATGAAAGTGGCTCTGTCCTTGTAGAACTTGCCCTTGTCTTCCCAATATTTTTAGCCATTCTTTCTGGCTTTATTACCTTTGGAATTGGTGTGTCTTCGCTCGGAATGGTAACGAGAGATGCTTATGTATTTTCGCTTCTGAGCGAGGCAGCTGATGAGAAAGAGTTTACGTCTACCACCATTCCGTTGCATCAGTTTCTGGTCGGACATCCAAGTCAACAACAACAGAGTGATGTTTTGAATGCAATGAGAAGCACTCCCCCATTCAATTTCGGTAGTGATGAGCATATGAATTTTTTCAATTATATCGCCGGAGAAGCATCGAGAAGAAATGATGCCGTTGGATTTACGAACGCTACCACTTATACCGCAACCCGTGTTTTGATCGACTCTCCAGTCAATGCCAACATGCCACTTGAGAAAAAAACAGTACAGCGAAGGATTCATTTATTTGGCACCAACTTCACTCTGGAAGGCGCGCACTTCGGATTGTTGTGA
- a CDS encoding ShlB/FhaC/HecB family hemolysin secretion/activation protein, which yields MRVEKINVNTASPHVPCLSYVASTTWMKQAHLRRFFMQKMSGTILTSPHSKRPSCFSWLLCLALSVLVELQFASLLLVFTPSACLASPYPEATQVYRGYRDKTFAKPGKSNSQVLQMKSPEEDNPATHGEEAVLVKRFIVSGNSTLPEEVIGNILEPFVNKTLTIGQIKQSAAALLKTYRSRGLFAARVYAPSQEIHDGVVSLHVYEGSLEENGIIIRNSENAVKTSVVEGILKNSLHEGELIEKAHFERGMLLVNDLPGISSYAALYPGTEVGQARFQLSVIDEPTVTGNIDFDNFGGWYTGEERIGTTLYINSPTGAGDQITFRYVTSGEDSNYGYIQYSHPLADNGLRGGVSYDYLDYQLGKQFRQFDSAGDASELRGFITYPFLRGRHTNVIGTMSLSHMTLDDHDNIGLLAKREINSLILSIAGDHDDDFLVNGNWNFGIDVTVGSNNILANEDYKNFDRLNVGSEGSFFKINYEISRLQHLFANLGTLIGVTGQWTTDNLDTSQKFFVGGPFNVAGYPSGETSGDNGAALHADLRYDFYDMPWGGDFQVSVFYSVAWTELHDDTWPGWEAGNPIIENNSVLKSTGIGLSQTWEDSLVLRAMWGHQIGENVNRSPITGNDSDESSNDNRFWIQSILYF from the coding sequence ATGCGAGTTGAAAAGATAAACGTTAATACCGCATCGCCCCATGTACCCTGCTTGTCTTACGTGGCATCAACTACGTGGATGAAACAAGCGCATCTTAGAAGATTTTTTATGCAGAAAATGAGCGGCACAATCCTGACATCGCCACATTCGAAGAGACCATCTTGCTTTTCTTGGCTTCTTTGCCTTGCTCTCTCCGTGCTTGTTGAATTGCAGTTTGCATCCCTCCTTTTGGTCTTCACGCCATCAGCGTGCCTTGCTTCCCCATATCCAGAAGCCACTCAAGTCTATCGGGGGTACCGAGATAAAACCTTCGCAAAACCAGGAAAGTCGAACTCGCAGGTCCTACAAATGAAATCCCCTGAAGAAGACAATCCCGCAACTCACGGAGAGGAAGCGGTCTTGGTTAAACGTTTCATTGTCAGTGGCAACTCAACACTTCCAGAAGAAGTTATAGGAAATATATTAGAGCCTTTCGTCAACAAGACTTTAACCATTGGTCAAATTAAGCAATCAGCAGCAGCGCTTTTGAAGACCTATCGCTCCCGCGGTTTATTTGCTGCCCGCGTGTATGCACCATCGCAAGAGATTCACGATGGCGTTGTGTCTCTGCATGTCTATGAAGGCTCCTTAGAGGAAAATGGCATTATTATCCGAAATTCCGAGAATGCGGTTAAGACCTCCGTTGTTGAGGGAATACTTAAAAATTCACTACATGAAGGCGAGTTAATCGAGAAGGCGCATTTTGAAAGAGGCATGTTACTCGTAAACGATCTTCCGGGAATCTCTTCCTATGCGGCTCTTTACCCTGGAACTGAAGTTGGGCAAGCCCGTTTCCAACTCAGTGTTATCGATGAGCCGACTGTTACTGGAAATATCGACTTTGACAATTTTGGTGGATGGTATACTGGCGAAGAGCGAATTGGAACAACTCTATACATCAACAGTCCTACGGGTGCAGGCGACCAAATAACTTTCCGTTATGTGACCTCTGGCGAAGACTCGAACTATGGTTATATTCAATATAGCCATCCTCTCGCAGATAATGGGCTGAGAGGAGGAGTCAGTTACGATTATCTCGATTACCAACTCGGTAAGCAGTTTCGTCAGTTTGACAGCGCAGGAGATGCCTCGGAGCTGAGGGGATTCATAACCTATCCCTTTCTAAGAGGGAGACATACAAACGTAATTGGAACTATGTCTCTATCTCATATGACCTTGGATGATCACGACAATATTGGGCTCTTAGCAAAGCGAGAGATCAACAGTCTTATCCTCAGCATTGCTGGAGACCACGATGATGATTTCTTGGTAAATGGAAACTGGAACTTCGGAATCGATGTTACTGTAGGTTCTAATAATATTTTGGCGAATGAAGATTATAAAAACTTTGATCGTCTTAACGTAGGAAGTGAGGGAAGCTTCTTCAAGATTAACTATGAAATCTCTCGCCTTCAGCACCTGTTTGCAAATCTTGGCACCCTCATAGGTGTTACTGGACAATGGACTACTGACAACCTTGACACCTCTCAGAAGTTCTTCGTTGGTGGGCCCTTTAATGTTGCGGGGTATCCTTCGGGAGAAACGAGTGGAGATAATGGCGCAGCTCTTCACGCGGATCTGAGGTATGATTTTTATGACATGCCATGGGGAGGAGATTTTCAGGTTTCTGTATTCTACTCTGTAGCGTGGACTGAGCTACATGACGACACTTGGCCAGGATGGGAGGCTGGAAACCCGATTATAGAGAACAACTCTGTCCTCAAATCTACGGGCATTGGCTTGAGTCAAACCTGGGAAGATTCTCTTGTATTACGTGCAATGTGGGGACACCAGATTGGAGAGAATGTTAACCGAAGCCCGATTACTGGGAATGATAGTGATGAATCGAGTAACGACAACCGTTTCTGGATTCAGAGCATTCTCTATTTTTAG